In Pangasianodon hypophthalmus isolate fPanHyp1 chromosome 1, fPanHyp1.pri, whole genome shotgun sequence, the genomic window tagtgagatcaggcgctgggatttcgaggaggtctggggttcagtcggtgttccagttcatcccaaaggtgttcagtgggattgaggtcagggctctgtgcaggacactcgagttcttccactccaaccttcacacaccatgtcttcatggagctcgctttgtgcacaggggcattgtcatgctggaacaggtttgggccccttagttccagagaagggaaactgtaatgctataacatacaaagatattctagacaattctgcgTTTCAaactttgtgtcaacagtttggggaagactcacAAATGGGGGTCATGGACAGGTGTCTACATacctttggccacatagtgtatctCCTAAAATGTGACCTAactcataataaataaatggcttatttaataagaaatgtACATCATCGGGCTTCACAAGCAACTgcattttttcaacatttttgggTGCCTGAtgctgcagatacaggtcaagagcttcagttaatgttcacgtcaaacaccagaatgtggaaaaatgggatctcagtgattttgagcATGGCATGGTTCTTTGTTgccaccattctgtgtaaattacCATCAGCCAGATCTATCTATCATACAGCAGCTACCAATGAAGGAGGGTGAAGGATTACAAGTGCTTCCTCTGTGACACAAGAAGcaagccaaccacatctttccGAACTGCTGTGTCAtgttcatgctgcatcacagggcagtgtaacacactcagaggaaattgctatctgccctcttccacacacaAGCTTACAGATGCTGACaactggctagtgtcactgtgattgacaggggaaatAGTATGGCTAATGTTGCTCACTTGGCCACTGgtcacggatggctgtggcatatTAACTAAAGCttttgatctgtatctgcatgatttatgtattgtgctgctgctgcatgatgttaggtgttcctaataaagtgaatagTAAACGTATTTTGCATGTTGTGTTTTTCAACGACAGCTCTTTGTCAGGACATTCACGTGCCGTGTGGTTTAAACTTTGACACCAAATTAAATCAACAGCTTCACTGTAAAAAGGAATTGTAACAAAAAGCACAGTAGGCAGATTAGAAAGGTGAGATTAATGTGCTtccttgaagaaaaaaagaaaaggaaaaggaactGGAACAGGAGTTGTGTGAGagccaaaagaaaaacatctgcaTCATTTGCATTTGTGCTCTCTCACAAACATATGAAATGGCCACATGCAAATGTGGTCAGTTGTGATCAGTTATTGTACTACAAATTGTGTATTtggtctttaaaaatgtttttttatctcCACTAATCTAAGAAACTGCTTTGCTACCGCCATTAAAACCTTAAAACAATAAGATTAACATTCCAAGTATGGGCCAAGACTGCACAAGGAGTACCTTAAGAAAAGGAAATAATTCACACAGAGCAAACAGGACAGCGAGAATCACCAGAGTATCTAGAACAgttaacaataaatacattaatagtCAGTGTGTTGTACCTGAACCTCTCCTGTCCAGCGGTGTCCCAGAACTGGAGTTTGACCATCATACCAGGCTCCACCTCCAGGAAATGCACATAGAAGTCCACTCCGACCGTCTCGTTAATACACTCCAAGAACTTGTCCTCTGTGTAGCGCTTCAGCATGGATGACTTGCCCACCGTAGAGTCACCCAGCATGATGATGCGGAACTGATACTGCCACAGTGTCAGGTCCATGACTTCTGTAGGCCTAACAAGAACTTATCACAGCAGACCTCCACAGCCAAGACTCACAAAGTCACCAGTCTCAGTACTACGTTGCAGGATAGTCTTTCTGCTGGAGGTCCAATGTAAGCTTTCACTTTACACATCCTCAGTCAGAAGAATAAAGTGCATAGCTGTCGTGTATAATGTCCCTTAGAGTCAGGTTTGAGTAATAATCTCGTGCAGAGCAGCTGAGCTGGTGAAGGGGAGGAACCTCCCTGTTCTGATGTGCTTTATCATTGTTGCTTGCTCGTACTTGTTAGAGGGAGTGGTTTGGGAGAGAAGCAGAATTTCTTTAGAGTGCCAGAGGGAAAGACCAAGCAATTTCATATCAGGACAAGCCCAGTATTTCCTGTTGAGTCCAGCTCATTACATTACTCATACCGTGTAGGCATGGAGAGAAATTATCTTGATTTAGAAAAGTACTCAGCAGTAATAAAACGTTTACTCCTTTACTCCTCCCTTTAATTTGTGCTCAAATGAAGCATTCCAAACAGGAGTTGGACTTCAAGTGCATTCCCTCCCTCAGGAGACAAACAGGAGGAACCGGCGACAAAATGAATTGTGTTGCACTTTGTACATTGTTATTCTCATATTCTTCTGTAGTACATAAGGGGTCGGAAAAGGACATGTACTGGGTCTTGCcagtgtaaataatttacatcaACTGCTCATAAGCAGCAGTGAAGCAGCAAAACATTAACCGTGAACCAAATAGGGAAGTTGGGATTTCAGTAAACTCAGGGCACTGACAGTTTTATGGAAGAAAGCTCAGACAGATTTACAACAACTATTCATGCTTTTTCAAAAGGTTCTCCATTTGTTATTTCCTATCCTGCAAAAACTTTAGCAGCTCTTGACAACCCCCTACTCCAAATCTTAAAGTAGATCTACCTTATAtagaataaaatgtattatttgtttaGAATTCATATtagtattcatattcatatctcAAAATACTTATAATAGTTCACTTCATCAGTTCATCTTAAATATGACATGTAATTGAGAGGCTGGTTTTGTTCAGTTTCCAAAAAAAGGCAACAAAAGCTATGATCCAGAAACCTGCCACAGCTCTAACATTAAACAGTATAAACACTATACAGAGGCACAAATAAGGCTGGATCAACAAACACAGAGAACAGTGAGTGGGTTTCGGAGGACAACAGTGACCGTACAGAAGACAGAGCTTTTAAAGTAAACACTGGACATCATCTCCTGTTCGCTCTTAGAAAATAAAAGTTATATCTACAACCATAAATAGTTCTAGAGCAAGAGGGGCTTCCTATCAAAGAGGTTTTCTTTATGAAGCTAAAATGtacctgtcaaaaaaaaaaaaaactcttgtgGAATCTTCTTTTCTAGGAGTGTAACACAAAGCTGGGTGATATGATAAGGTGGACACattgcaaataaataagtaagtaaataaataaataaaaagttcagTCTTTTGTACCTACTTATGGCATCATGCGCTAGATGCTTCTGCAGCTTTAAGTCCAGGAAACTCATTAAAGTTTCCTGGGCTTAAACTACAGATGGAGCCATGCCAAAGAGCTGATATCAGGTAATATTATAGTCATCTTTTTTGGTAGGTCTATTACTATTAgagttaataatataattactcAAATTCATTTTAGTAGACTACTATTCTACTTGAGTGGCATGCTGGTGCAGCAGGTGCCATATCCACTTCACAGCTTTAGAGTCTGCAGAATGAATTCTCCTgctttgtgcccagtgttcctgggatccaGATCCATCATGACCCCACTGGAGcctaaatatgaatgaatgcatgaatgaatgaaagtctaGTTATTAGGctgaattgtttattttaatccaaaattattaatttatttaaatatttatgatttgttttttattttagggTGCTCTATATGCTCTCTTCAATGCTAAATTAAGACAGCAAATCTTTTGCTACATGATCAGACTTCATTTAGGGGATATTTCTATAACAGCCACAAGATGGAGGCACATCTCTACTCTCACTAACACCATCTGTTATGTGGATGATTTGAAATCTGTGTCATTCTTAGGACATAAGAGATAGAGATAGTACCTTTTATGTATAAGTACTACTAATAACCTCTGAATTTTGACCTGTGGTGGACATTGTACttagaaattatacttaaatgtaagcaaaattGTActcaaatgaaagtaaaaaaaaagctgctgcaatttaaatgtactcaagtatgaataaggaaaaaagtaaatgtttttaactgatgaaattatgTTAATGCCAAGCTTTCCTGCTTTTGGTGAAAATTAACTTATTACTTAACTAAAACTGTTCgatgatttttcattttaaagcagcaACACTGTTTTGCTTGAAAACTTCATTCACATCTCTTTAAGTTCATCATACATTCTCTGCAATATCTAGCTAGAATCTGACTTGCAACCAGTTACGTTAGCTACTGGAATATAACTTGACATTAACAAAGAATACAGGTTAACTTAGTCCAACACAGCTAGTTagtgttagcaaattagcatcACATCAGCATCACATCAGCATGCTTTGTCAAATCTGAGTTCCTGCCTTCTATAGGGAGGTAAAGAAGACACCTAATTTTATACGGGTCTTTGCTTACTTCAGCATATTCAAAAAACTTTACTGAGACAGGGCCAAGGTGCTCATCTTCAACTTCCACACTGAGGTCTGGTGGATTATTCATCTTCAAACACACATGAATAGCTACAGCGTTAATTATGTTGTgtagcatcatttttttttttgtccatttatgaACCTGATTGGATGCTAAATTAAGTTCATTCAGTTGATGTATAGAATACAATCACTGACTggatgagaaaagaagagaactTTAATTTTTactcctctcttcttttctaaagtttttttcttggaaattgGTAATTAAGTAAGATTCAATAACTCTTAAGTATAAATATGGCCAAAATAATACTTTAGTAGAGTAATAAttcaaagtacaattactcaagtaggTTCCACTCCTGCTGATGAACACATCCATGTTCAATCCTTTAAATGAGTCATAGATAAGACTGATAATGTTTTCTATAAAAGTActataactttattttttttcagcaataaAACAACTGTTTTGTACCTCATCATACTTGTGTACCATAAGCACATATATTATGCACTTcctgtatattaatattagtctctataaaaaaatcactcatataaatacacaaaaaagatCAGTGATGCATCATAGAATCCAAATCCTtaacttcataaaaaaaacagtcattagtCAGTAACAAATACAGTGGTATTGCACCCATAATACATAAATCTAGTTCACCGttataatttatcatttgtcattttaaagaTGCTTTGGATATACAATGCTGCTTTTTCAGGCTGAATTAATCAAggatatacatatattataggTGTAAAACTGACCCAAAAACATctgtaacaggaaaaaaacTGCAGTTACAGTGCATGGCACTGACTGTATTCCTCTGCATCTATGTCTCTTATATCCTCATAGTCATTAATAAACTATAAGGCATTATACAGAGGTGCTTGTGGTGAGAATGAAGTAGAAGTGAATCCATAGGTCACTGTGGACCTCCATCTAACAAAGTCATATAAAAAATGAAGACTTATTTTGTCCATTtctaaataataacaataataataaatacagtatatacttgtGCATGGTCCAACTGGCTATATCTGTTTCTCACAGGAGCCAACAGTGGATTCTTTACAGCTCACAGTAGCCTGGaaacttttaatatttacaattgAAAGCTGCAAACATGACCTTCGCCGATAAGATTTAAAGCCGAGTGTTCAGCGGTCACAGGGGCTCGTGATACGTATGCTGCACTACCGAATCTACAGGCTGGGGTTGTGTGTAGTTCGCTGTGCCGTTGATAACAGGAGTGCAGTATCCATTAGAAAGGCGTCGGTGAGCAGGGCAGTCGTATTGTAAGGCACTGGGAGCTGTGCGAAGGTGAGAGAGGTTCTGCAGAGTCTTTAGCTGTGTGGTGATTGAGGGATCGAGGACTGGCTCGTTGAATGGTGTGGCGTATTCTGGCTCGAGCCGCAGGGGCTCGGCGTATTCAGGAAGCTGATTCGGTGTGTCATAATGGTTAATGGAAAAGGGAACAGTGTAGCCCTCATCCAGAGGTGGTCGGAAGGTGAGACCCACTTTCTGTCCACCTGCGAGAACATCAGGCTCAGCATAGTCTGGAAGAAAAAACTGAATGTATTCAAGAAAAGTACGTGGTCTTACAGAGAAATGTGCAGTTCTTAAATTACTGGGGTTCAAGATCACAAAAACCATCtgaatattgtttttaattagtAGACTTAATAAATTAGtgtcaaatatactgtatattccgATAGAATCAATGCGTATGTATGCAAAAGTGTACACATAATTATTTGGGTTTATTAGAAAGACCATTAACCCAAGGCAGCTGGACTCGTGTTATAATCCGGAAGCAGTTTCATCAGTCACAGGAAAGCCTTTATTAGCTCGACCTTTATTGATGGATGAGTTACTTATTACTACTAGATCTGGATGACAGTGAATGTTCATAGATATGCCCTGTGTTAGCAGTTTATTAAGTACACATACATTACAAGTCAAAGGTTTGGACACAATAGATACTACAGTATCACTGCTGATGAAGTGTTGCGTATGTTAGGATAAAAAAATTAGCCTGATAGGAAATAAAATCTAGAGTGTGTTCAATCCCTGACACGACTGTCAGTGATAGGcttcatgaatctacagtctggaaAAAAAGGCTGGAAAAAAATCAGCTCCAGCTTTCTTcatactgttctgtgtattttccATACGATCACTGGTGCTGCTGTTGCATgtggttccacaaaagtccaaaataatctgcCTTAAAGCGTTTGTTAACagaaaataatctgatgtggaggCCAAGACTGTATATGGATGTTTTTTCATCTTTGATAGACAGGGGGTTATATCTCTGCTAGCCCCTTTCCCTATGCATGTCTTACTGTCTAATATTCACTACACTGGAGGAATCCCAATTGGGTGAATCTGCTTTAATTTGAGTGAGTGTAAAGGGAGTCTGATTGTCTTGACCTTCTGTCCTATTTGTGACTGAAGGCCTCACTGTAGAGTCTGTTAGCCTGAGGGAGTGAaaggggtggtggtggtggtggacaTGAGCGCTGCTCTAGCATAAGTGCCCCTCATTTAGGCACCAATTACAGAGACCCTTTCACAGTGGCTCAGCTGACTAAAGAAAGGCGCATTTATGCTGCTGGTGAGCGACTGAAAGGGAGggtaagagagacagaaagagagaaagagtgaaagagcaaaagagaagAATGCTCTCAGGCCTTCTCTTGAGTTTCTCTGGCTGTTTAGCTGAACCATGGAGCAGGCAGGAAGGGAACAGAAGGGTCATGCTCACTCTctgacctgctgctgctgcagccaCCCTGAACTTTCTCTTTCATCATACTGAATGATTACTGTCTGTGTCCTGTGGAAGAACTTTTGTGCCCCACAGCTTCAGCTCAACAAATATTGTCTAGCTTTTTATTGACTCAAGTTATCTGTGTATGTATTACTACATGAATACTTTAGTGGATCTTTTCCCTGGAGTATAGATGTTAATACATCACATCAACAGACTTTTATTACATATCAAATGTCCTTAGTACtagatttaaacatttttgaggTTCTATCTTCACACGAATGtctgtaattattaatatatgagAATAATACATGCCTCAGACAAGTGTTTAATATGCTAACAAGTTAAATCACTaacaaacatgatttttttgtcGAATGACTGTTCATAGACTGATCTTAAACATTCAGAGAAGCTTCTCATTTGAGGCAAAAGTGATCTTAAGCTAATTTGAAAACACTAGTGCATCTCACCATTGAGAGGAGGGTTAGGCAGGCTGTCATGGATGCTCCTAGCCAGAGGGTAGGACACAAGCTCTGATTCTGTATACGCCAGTTTTTTCCCATGGACACCCTGACAGTCTGATAATCACAACAGACAAAAGCATTTAACTAGAAAGTACAGCCACAGGAAAGGAAGCCTGGCACCTTGAGCATAAAATATCAAACACTATATCCAGGGCCTACCTGTGTCAAGGCACTTCTTCATGCGCACACCCTTTTTCCTGAAACAAGAGTTTTAATGGAAAAACTGGTGTTAAGTAACTGAAAAGTGATTGTTACAAATGACAGTACTATTGTGAGAGGAACACATATTTTGAAACGTACCTTCTCCTCCATAACAGTCCTGCCAacagacaccacacacacagagccgcACCCAGAACCACACCCACCACCAATATCACTGGATGGTTGGAGCCTATAAGGAAATTGAATAAAAGGCTGGTTTGTGACCATTTTCAACTTTACAGATCttcataataatgtaataataatacgtCATAATAAGAAGAATGAAGAACATAACACCAGGAGCTCTGCTCGCCTTTCTTTATGTTTCCACAACTATACGAATCTTCAAACCACAAAATTAACAAACAACTCCGCTTATTGATTCTGTCACAAGGGTTAGATACACTAAGGAGACATTAGATGTTGGAAAAAATAGGTTTAACACTAGTGATCTGAATGCAGTGACCATCATACACAACCAcaccatttatatcagctgttcaacaaatcttaatcttcataaagtcctcattcataacttcatacattttactattttttgaGTGAGCaatgatttataaaatgttcctttttgacaaatataagcaaatgttccactgatttgctcacctttctagatgtaCAATTGTGGAGCAGCACTTTCTCTGTGCCATTTAACACCATacagttattattgcacctagtggtcagaAATGGAAACTACAACAGGTGCTAAAAGAGCCGCACCggggcaggaatcatgctgcTTGAGTGGCGGATACTTTCATGGGCAAGATGGGCACAGGGCGCTTATACAAATATGTATGACCTCAATGCACAGTCACTCTTCTATCGCTCATCTGCACATTAGTTATGTCATGTGACTGTATCGGGCATTTAACTTCGTCAGAACGGACGCCCTGTACTGCCTTCCTCAGTGTCAGGTGGATTTAACACTGCTTTATTCCCAGGAACTGATGCTAAGTGCAGATTTCCATTCTTCTTTCTTGTAACGACATACTTTTCCTATTATTTTCACTGTAGTTAGTCAATAATTCATAGCAGGGAGTTTAAGGAATTaggatatattgtatatatgtactTACTTGCTAATTGCCTTTTATGCCTATTagtgaaatataaatacattgtgTCAATGTAGTAGAAATGACAAAACCACTTCCAATCAGTAAGTGTTTAAACTTACTTTGGCTTGAGCTTATGACCACAGGACTCTCGGTGGAGAACTCATTCAGCAGCACGGTTTCTGTGGAAACAGGCTTCACCGCGCTGGATCCTGAGGAGAGGATTGACTGAACTAATAAGTATGGCATTCAGGAACCTAAGCAGACTCAATGGAATGCTGTACACCATGTAATTATCAGCTCTGAAAGAAATCTGCTCTGAAATTCCTAGGCCTTATTACCTTTGTGCTGTATCTAGAATTTTGTTTTCCTTGGAACTCATATAAAAGAAGCTCAGAGAAGTAATTTATATGCAGCCTCATAAAGATGAAACACAGAGCAAAGGCTAAGTGTGAGTAGAGAGATGGAACCTCACCACCAGCGTTGGATCGGGGACGAAACCCAGATAATGGACAGCCAAGCACTTGCACCTGTACAGAGACTCTGCCGTGCCAGCGCTGGGGCCAGATCTGGAGGTAACGGGCTGTTATTGCGGGAAACAGGCTGTTGAGAGCCATCGTGTGGCCATCAGAAGAGGCTTCAAACACCTGCacacaaagaagaaagaagaaaaagtagaaATTCAGTAATACATTTCGATTAAAAAATGAACGTACAACTggtatagtgtgttatttcgtGGTACGGAATGTAAAATTAGTATTTTATATGGGGGTACCTTTTTCTCTTTGCTGTTTGCGTCCTTGTAAATTTTCCATGTTTTGCGGTCTTTGCTAAACTTGACTGTGTAAGTCTCGATGAAAGAGTTTGACAGTCCCTCTGTTATTATTCCTAGAAAAATCATTTATACCATCAACCCAGTGCCCAAACAGACAGGTATTACTGGTTCATCTTAACATTCTGCAGTTCAGCCTATTGTATGTCCACAAGTCAAAGAGAGGCCTACTGACAAAAGAGACAACTCAATGACATGCACTCAAAGGGGATTCAAAGGAAGATGGATATATGAGAATACGTTCTTCTGGTCTTCTGACCTGTTATGCTGCTCCGATTAAAGAGCTCCAGCTCCATCCATGGCTGATGATCCTCAATGCTGGTGTGCCACTTCACAAACTGGCCTCTCGAGTCCACGTTTTCTGTAATCCAGTTCAGTCTGTCCACATCCTCTGACATGGAAGACGCATTGTAGATCATAACCGCTAACAGGCTGTCACATGCTGTTACATGGAACATGGGAGGGAAATGAACTTGACAAACAAGCGAGTGTGTCACTTCTCACATTATGAGTCAAAGGGTACACCATGTTTATATActgaaaatgtataattgtcTCATGGCTAATGATGATACATACTGTGTAAGTACCAGGCAGTAGCTGTAACTATATATTAGTTACTCTATAATTATGTATATAGCGTTAATGCCATTGGTCATACTCCTACTGGCATAGAATTACATTTTTCCACACAAACCTGTGGTCACTAAACCACTGGTGTTTATTAAAGGTGTTGCTATTCACATATTTCTAATAACTGCAAGCAGCACTGGATTTACCTCTGCTGAAGACTAGCTTCTTATCTGACAATGACCCTCTGTGGGGAAAGAAGAGATTTTTGGGTGAAGAGAGGGATTTGCATATTGCTCAAATTGTACACTCAAACAGCTGAGCAActattacattagctaccacaGAGCTGAAATGATAATAAGTATGGAGGGAAATTTGCTTGCATAGTGGGTACTTTTAACAGGTCTCCTGCAGGGAACAGTGTCTGTGTGCTTAGATGACAGAGTAGCACACTCACGTTCTGGACAGAACTCCATTAGCAAAACTTGATTCATACAGTGTGATGCCTCTCTGCTGGGTCACATTAATTCTGCCTCCCAGGCTGTCGGATATGACCCCTGCATGGACTGCAGCTTTGCACAGCACAGAGgtctacaaaacacacaatacagGAACTACATTACACATAGGCCCATGATCATGATGAAAGCACCAAGTTTGCAGCATTATATGTGCTTTTGCTGGCATTTTTCATCTGGTACCCAAAATGGTATTTTGATGCTAAGCTCAGTAAAGGCTATTCTTCCTGtggcagctgaaaaaaaaatttaatctccCCTAGGCGGTACTGGTCCAATTCTACACACCTAGTCCATCCTGACCTCTGTCATATTGTCTGCTTTGGTGCTGCTTCTGTTCAGGTCAAGGCAAACTGCAGCACAAAATTCTTCTTCCCACAGGCAGTAGCTCTCATTAACAGCTCTGACCAGGACTTCACTCTCACACCTGTGTATTTTCACTTTCACCAAAATTTggaagttttttaaaaatgtgcacatGCAATTCcatgacacatcacacacacatagttgTGTATACCCCATAGATTTAGTTCATTCAGGGCAtttgtacactcactgtccactttattaggagcacctgtgcacctgctcattcatgcaattatcaaatcagccaatcaagtggtAGGAGCACAATGCATATAATCGAGCAGCTACAGGTCAAgtgctttagttaatgttcacatcagataTCAAGAAGGGGGAAAATATGTGATCAGCAAattctgatctcctgggatttttatacacaacagtttctagagcacagaatggtacaaaaacataaaaacatccagtaagctgcagttctgcaggtggaaacatcttgttggtgagagttcagaggagaatgaccagactggttcgagctgccaggaagcctacagtaactcagataaccgtGAGGTGGATGGGAATCGGATTTCTGTCAGTCacaaacaggaatctgaggctacagcagGCACAGGATCACCAAAATTAGAcaggtgaagattggaaaaaacattgcctggtctctTAACTCAcaggatgctttttgttttttacatccATCTGCCTCTGCCTTGTGAAAGCTCCCATTCCCCCTACAAAACTAAGCATGCTCTGATGGCCCAGTGCACTGACATTTTGATAATAACATGCAATTAGTTTTCACTGAGATAGTAGTAAAATAACCAGCTGTCTGACATAAcaacaaatgtgttttcattCTACTCTAACTCCTTGGCTCTGTACGTCtgctatttaattaattttgttataCATGTTATTGATTCTGTCTGTGATTTGTTCtcaatttctctttattttacgGATAAAATAAGTCAGCTGTATTTGTTTGGCTTGGTGACATAGCATATTTATGTTGAATGGGCCGACAAACAGGAACTAGGACGGGATTTATTCTGcatttgaagtaaaaaaaaataccattttgGCATTGTGTTTGTGCTTATAGGAGACCTCAGCAGGCGGTAACACAAGCGCCAAATTTTGGACTAAAGTGGGTTTGAAAATACAACCGCTCCTGTGGATTTCAAAGTTCCCACTCCCTGTTGGGCTTCAGCATTCACAACAGCACAAGTATTGTCATTTCTCATCATAGAAATaataactgaatacaaatacatggaaaatagaaaaaaatgggaaaaatagCTTATATACCAACAAATTATAATAACACACCAACATTATACCAGAAGTTTCTACTTTTGCCTGCCCAAAAATTACAGCCCACAGCCTAGTTAGCTGTCATTCACATTATAAAATGAAgacatcattcatttattgtagTGCTTAAGCACTGTCTTCACACAGTAACTTTGTCAGAATGAATTCCCTGTACTGCCTTCCTCGTTGTCAGGTGGATTTAATTTGTGTCCGGTGTTAATAATGCTTTTCCCATGCAGGTGATAAGACCTGAGAAATAGACGGCTTACATCTCTGTAGCcttgcccatgctgaccccagATTTCCCCTGCCACATCCTTGCAGCCCCCAGGACAAAACACACTGGAAAACAGGTGAGATATAGGTCACGTATGATCAGTACAACAATGTCTACAATGATTGCACAGGTTTTCTACTTTCACTGTAAGAAAGATACACAAGAAAAATGACAGTAAATTGTACCAAGGAACAGAATTTCAAAAGGATCAGTTTATGTTGTTTGTAGACAGAATGTGAAGGCCAAGGACATATATGATGGATCTGCTGTTAGgtatgtttcatgttttattttgcttttcttttaaaaccatGCATAAGGGAcggagacagaaaaaaaagaaagaaagaaaagaaaagaaaagcaggagaaaactttaaataaataataaaaaaacactggagagaaaagaaaagaattatgCACGTTGgagaattaaaaataagacaattaaaaa contains:
- the si:dkey-34d22.1 gene encoding discoidin, CUB and LCCL domain-containing protein 1 is translated as MKAKLGFLWDAVRVFSALWCVFCVQTVLLVHGQEGDGCGHTILSPMSGTVASRNYPGTYPNHTQCVWSLKVPTGYTLHLTFGDFDLEWSKDCKAGSLTITDKTKAIKLGPLCGQLAASDKHMLVNSSEVTVHFVSSTHRSGRGFLLSYSTNQHPDLISCLHRGSHFTSQQISVFCPGGCKDVAGEIWGQHGQGYRDTSVLCKAAVHAGVISDSLGGRINVTQQRGITLYESSFANGVLSRTGSLSDKKLVFSRACDSLLAVMIYNASSMSEDVDRLNWITENVDSRGQFVKWHTSIEDHQPWMELELFNRSSITGIITEGLSNSFIETYTVKFSKDRKTWKIYKDANSKEKKVFEASSDGHTMALNSLFPAITARYLQIWPQRWHGRVSVQVQVLGCPLSGFRPRSNAGGSSAVKPVSTETVLLNEFSTESPVVISSSQSSNHPVILVVGVVLGAALCVWCLLAGLLWRRRKKGVRMKKCLDTDCQGVHGKKLAYTESELVSYPLARSIHDSLPNPPLNDYAEPDVLAGGQKVGLTFRPPLDEGYTVPFSINHYDTPNQLPEYAEPLRLEPEYATPFNEPVLDPSITTQLKTLQNLSHLRTAPSALQYDCPAHRRLSNGYCTPVINGTANYTQPQPVDSVVQHTYHEPL